The following is a genomic window from Spiribacter sp. 1M189.
ATCCAGCAGCGCCCGGTCATCGCCGTCGAAGGACCCGGCGCCGCTGACCGCCCAGCGTGCCAGCGCACCATGGGTATCGAGCAGTGATCGATGGCCGCGGGCGAAGGCCTCGAGATCGACCTGATCAATGGCGGCTGGATCAACAGCGACGGGCAGGTCCTGCTGCAGTCGGGAGGCGAGCGCCGTGGGGACGTCGCTCAGGCCCTGCGCCAGCTGGTCGGGCAGATGCACGGCCATGCGCTGACGGGCCTGCGCCAGAAGCTCGTCGCCATGAGGATCCAGCCCCTGGAGCAGGATGACCGCATGACTGCCGCTGCTAGCGTCGCGACGGTTACCCACCCGTGCCGGTCGAAGACCACAGGCAAGCCAGAAGTCTAGCACCTCGGCGGTCATCCCGAAGCTGGTGCCAAGCCAGTCGAGCCCGTCATCGAGAGCACTCGCTCGAGCGGCATCGACCAGTGCCCTGCCGATGCCGGCACGGCGGCAGTCCGGATGCACCGCGATGCGCTGGATACGCAGTCCCCTCCGGGTAGCGGCCTCGCTGATGCCGGCGTGGAATGTCAGTGACTGGGCGATCAGGTGCCCCGCCGGGCGGCGTCGGCCGGCATGGATCTCTCGGCTTAACGTCGGGTCGAGTCCGCCCTCGACACGGCCGGCAAGGATGCCGATGACGGCGCCCTGATCACGGGCCAGCCATAGACGCATGGACGGGTCATCCAGCAGCTGTCTTAGGTCCCGGGGTCGGGTCTGGTAATGGCCGGCCACCAGCAGGCCGAATGCATCGGCAAGATCCTGTTCTCTGCCTGCCAGATCAGCGCCCGCCACGCATTCGATCTGCGGGGCACCGGCATTGTCATGGGAGCGTGGATCCGTGTCGAGAAGCAGTAGCGTGTCCACCAGGCACTCGAGGGGGTCGTCAGGTGCCCAGCGGATCGGTCGGGAGAGTTTTACATGGCGGAACGTACGCGGCTGGCGGGCGAGGGTGTCCGCCAGCCTGACGATCAGGCCGCGGCCGCTGCCCTCGTAGCCATGCACTGTGCCGGTGATCACGCAGCGGCGGTTTTCCTTGATCAGCCGCTCGACCAGTGGGAGGGGCATCGCGGCCGCCTCGTCGATGAACAGCAGTGAACGCGCCGGTCGGACATCTTCGGGCGCGAGGAAAACCGGGGGCGTCCGCCCGGCGCTGGCCAACGCGGTGGCAGCGGCGGACCGGGACGGCGCCGTGAGCCGGATATCGGCCCGTTCGCCAAGGGCACGGGCGGCGAGGCCCAGCGCCGCCGATTTGCCGCGCCCGCGATCGGCAGTGATCAGCAGCGTCGCCGGGTCGTCATCCCGCGTCAGGTCGGTGATCGCGTCGATGACGCGCTTTTGGGCCGCCGTGGGTTCAAGCGTGCCTGCGCCTACACCCGGATAGCCCGTCGGACGGGGCAGGGCGTCCATGTCGTCACTCGCGGCCTGGCGTCGAACCGCCGGTGATTCCCCGAGATGGCGGATCAGCCGGCCAATGAACGCGGATCCTGACGGGTCGGGAGAGACCCCTTCGCTCAGCAGTCGGGCCAGCGCGGGATCCGGAGCGGTTGGCCATGCCGCCGCCGGTGGGGTAAGCAGCAGACAGTGACCGCCGCCACCGATCGCACCGGCAAGAGCGCCGAGATCATCCGGATCGAGGCCGGAATGCGCGTCGATCACACCGGCGGCAAGGGTTCGTCCAAGGAGCGATCGACCCTGGCCGGCGGGGACTGCGCGAATCCCCCCGGCGCCGGTTTCGCCATCGCCTCCCGCGGTTGTCCCGACCCATCCAACGGCGTCGGGATCCTGTTCCGCAAGCAGGTTAAGTGCCTGCTGCCGGCATCCGGCCGCCGTGCCTTCGATCCAGATCAGATCGCGAGGCCTCTCCCGCATTACTGATAGCCCGCGGCCTGCAGCCGGAAGAGCCGCGCGTAGCGGCCATCGGCATCCAGCAGTGCGGCGTGACTGCCGCGCTCGATGATCCGCCCGCCCTCAATGACGATAATCTCATCCGCCATGCGCACCGTGGAGAAGCGGTGCGAGATGAGGATGGCCATCCGATCGCGGGTGAGTGTGCGGAAATGCTCGAAGATTTCCGCCTCGGCGGCGGCATCCATGGCGGCGGTGGGCTCGTCCAGCACGAGGATGTCCGCGCCTTCGCGCATGAACGCCCGCGCCACGGCAATCTTCTGCCACTGTCCCCCCGACAGCTCGCGGCCATCGCGGAACCAGCGACCGAGCTGGGCATGGTACCCACCGGGAATGGCCTCGATGAAAGGCTCCGCCAGGCCCTGGCGGGCGGCCCGCTGCCAGCGCGCCTCGTCATCGAAATGACGGACATCGCCGGCACCGATGTTCTCGCCCACCGGCAGCTGATAGCGCATGAAATCCTGGAAAATGATGCCGATGCGCTCGCGCAGCGTCTGGCTGTCCCAGTCGTGCAGATCCGTGCCATCCAGCAGTATCCGCCCGGCCGTCGGTGCGTAGAGACCGGCCAGGAGCTTGATCAGCGTGGTCTTGCCCGAACCGTTGTCGCCCACCAGGGCGATACTGCGGCCCGGTTGCAGGTGGAGCGAGACATTGCGAAGGGCATCGTCCTCACTGCCGGGGTAGCGAAAGCTGACCGCCTCGAATCGTAACCCGTCACCGGGTACGGCACCTTTGGTGGCCTCGCCGGTGCCAACGGTTACCGGCTGCTCGAGATATTCATACAGATTGGAGAGGTAGAGGTTGTCCTCGTACATGCCGCTGATGGCGGTCAGGCTGGCACTCACGGCACTCTGACCCTGCCGGAAGACGCTCAGGTACATGGTCATCTGACCCAGTGTGATCTGGCCGGCCACTGTGGTCATGACAATCCATGCGTAGGTCGCATAGAACGCCAGGGTGGCGATCAGCCCCAGGCCGAAGCCCCACAGGTCGCGGCGGAGGGTCAGCCGGCGGTCTTCCCGGTAGAGACGACGAAAGATGTCCCGATACCGATCGAGCAGCAGCGGCCCGAGCTGGAACAGCTTGACCTCCTTGGCGCTGTCCTCGCGGGCGAGCACGGTCTCCAGATACATCTGCTGGCGGGTATCCGGGCTGCGCCAGCGGAACAGGCGGAAGGCATCGCCCGAGAACTTCGCCTCGGAGAAGAACTGCGGCAGTCCGGCTGCCACCAGAATGGCCACCGCCCAGGGTGAAAAGCCCAGCAGCAGGCCCGCAAAACTGGCAAGTGAAATGCCATTCTGAATGAGGCCGAAGGTGCGATTGACGAGGCTCAGGGGGCGACTGGACGCCTCGCGCCGCGCACGGGTGAGCTTGTCGTAGAACTCCGAATCCTCGAAGTCGGCAAGCTGCAGCGTCTGCGCCTTCTCCAGGATCATGACGTTGACGCGCTGCCCGAGCTGGGCACGCAGCAACGACTGGACGATCTGGATGCCGCGCTGGGCGCCGGCGATGCCCGCCATGATCCCGCCTTCGAGCGCAACCAGCCAGAGCAGCCGCGGCGGTATACCCGCCTCCGCGTTGATGGCATCGACCACGCCATCGACGATGAGCTGGCCAACCCATGCGGCCGCCGCCGGCAGCAGGCCCGCCACCAGCGTGGCGACCGCCAGTATGACCGTGAGCGGGCGACTGGTCTGCCAGACCAGCTCGATGGCTCGCCGGCTGTAGCGGAAGACACCCAGATACTGACGCCAGCCCCGCGGTGGGTTGCAGTCGTTGGCGGTTGCCGTCTGCGCAGGGGATGCCATCGCCCCAGTTTAACGAATGACTTGACGACTGCGAGGGAATAGCGGTTAACTCCTGATCATGTTGACGGATTTCAATCATCGTCCTTCCATTGTGCTTCTGCGCGGTCTATTCCCCGGGCTGCTGCTGCGCCGCGCGCGCAGTTAATCGAACCCCACTCAAGAAAAGACCTCATCCCTCTCCAACCGCCCGAAACGGCGGTGTCAGTCCCGTTGCATGACAGGGAGCGCAAGACGATGCTCGATGACCCGACCCGCAAATATCAGCCGTTCCGTCCGATCCGTCTCCGCGACCGGCAATGGCCGGACCATACAATCACCCGGCCGCCGGTGTGGATGAGCACGGACCTGCGCGACGGTAACCAGGCGCTGTTCGAACCGATGGACGTGGAGCGCAAGCGTGCCTTGTATGACTGCCTGGTGGATGTGGGCTTCCGCGAGATCGAAGTCGGCTTCCCCTCTGCCTCGCAGGCCGACTATGACTTCGTGCGTCACCTCATCGACAGCGACGCCATCCCCGAAGGTGTCTGGATCGAGGTGCTCACCCAGGCCCGCCCGGAATTGATCGAGCGGACCTTCGAGGCCGTGGCCGGCGCGCCCCGCGTGATTGTCCATGTCTACAACGCGACCTCCCCGGTATTTCGCGAGGTCGTCTTCCGACAGAGCGCTGAAGGTGTCCAGACAATGGCCGTTGAGGCGGCTCGGCAGATCCGCGGGCTGGCCGCTGAGCGTCCGGAAACCGTCTGGCGGTTTCAGTATAGTCCGGAGACCTTCAGCACCACGGAGCCCGAGTTTGCCCTCTCCGTCGTCGACGCGGTGACCGCGGTCTGGGAGGCCTCGGCGGAGGTGCCGGTCATCATCAATCTGCCGGCGACGGTGGAGATGGCCGCGCCCAATGTCTATGCCGACCAGATCGAGTGGATGCATCGGCATCTCGCCCGGCGGGAGGGCATCGTCTTGAGCGTGCACCCGCACAATGATCGCGGCACCGGTGTGGCCGCGGCGGAGCTCGCGCTCATGGCCGGGGCCGATCGCGTCGAGGGTTGTCTTTTCGGCAACGGTGAGCGCACGGGCAATGTCGATCTCGTCACCCTCGCCCTCAATCTCTATACCCAGGGCGTGCATCCGGGGCTGGATTTCTCGCGCATCAATGACGTGCTGCGCACCGTCGAGCACTGTACCCAGATTCCGGTTCACCCACGGCATCCCTACGTCGGCGACCTGGTCTTCACCGCATTTTCCGGATCCCATCAGGATGCCATTCGCAAGGGCTTTGCCGTGCAACCGGAGGATGGACTCTGGTCGGTGCCTTATCTGACGATCGACCCGCGCGATCTCGGCCGCAGCTACGAGTCGGTAATCCGGGTCAACAGCCAGTCGGGCAAGGGCGGCATGGCCTATTTAATGGAGCAGGCATACGGCGTGACGCTGCCGCGGCGTCTGCAGGTGGAATTCTCGCGGGTGGTGCAGGCGCACATGGACGCCGGGGGCGGTGAGGTCTCCGCCGAGGCGCTGTGGGATCTTTTTGAAAGAGAGTATCTGCTGCTGGAAGCCCCGATCCACTACATCGGTCATACGCTGTTCGATGCCG
Proteins encoded in this region:
- the leuA gene encoding 2-isopropylmalate synthase; its protein translation is MLDDPTRKYQPFRPIRLRDRQWPDHTITRPPVWMSTDLRDGNQALFEPMDVERKRALYDCLVDVGFREIEVGFPSASQADYDFVRHLIDSDAIPEGVWIEVLTQARPELIERTFEAVAGAPRVIVHVYNATSPVFREVVFRQSAEGVQTMAVEAARQIRGLAAERPETVWRFQYSPETFSTTEPEFALSVVDAVTAVWEASAEVPVIINLPATVEMAAPNVYADQIEWMHRHLARREGIVLSVHPHNDRGTGVAAAELALMAGADRVEGCLFGNGERTGNVDLVTLALNLYTQGVHPGLDFSRINDVLRTVEHCTQIPVHPRHPYVGDLVFTAFSGSHQDAIRKGFAVQPEDGLWSVPYLTIDPRDLGRSYESVIRVNSQSGKGGMAYLMEQAYGVTLPRRLQVEFSRVVQAHMDAGGGEVSAEALWDLFEREYLLLEAPIHYIGHTLFDAGERQGLRLCIRQQGETVTLNGFGNGPIDALLDALGSPVRVQHYEEHSLSHGSDAGAVCFMELAAEGIDGDVYGVGMDANIVTASVRAVLSGINRMASQAPVVLGNAASVARNASP
- a CDS encoding GNAT family N-acetyltransferase translates to MRERPRDLIWIEGTAAGCRQQALNLLAEQDPDAVGWVGTTAGGDGETGAGGIRAVPAGQGRSLLGRTLAAGVIDAHSGLDPDDLGALAGAIGGGGHCLLLTPPAAAWPTAPDPALARLLSEGVSPDPSGSAFIGRLIRHLGESPAVRRQAASDDMDALPRPTGYPGVGAGTLEPTAAQKRVIDAITDLTRDDDPATLLITADRGRGKSAALGLAARALGERADIRLTAPSRSAAATALASAGRTPPVFLAPEDVRPARSLLFIDEAAAMPLPLVERLIKENRRCVITGTVHGYEGSGRGLIVRLADTLARQPRTFRHVKLSRPIRWAPDDPLECLVDTLLLLDTDPRSHDNAGAPQIECVAGADLAGREQDLADAFGLLVAGHYQTRPRDLRQLLDDPSMRLWLARDQGAVIGILAGRVEGGLDPTLSREIHAGRRRPAGHLIAQSLTFHAGISEAATRRGLRIQRIAVHPDCRRAGIGRALVDAARASALDDGLDWLGTSFGMTAEVLDFWLACGLRPARVGNRRDASSGSHAVILLQGLDPHGDELLAQARQRMAVHLPDQLAQGLSDVPTALASRLQQDLPVAVDPAAIDQVDLEAFARGHRSLLDTHGALARWAVSGAGSFDGDDRALLDAAVDRPMDGMAMAQTAGLSGRREAIARLRKLLAQCLRTDDE
- a CDS encoding ABC transporter ATP-binding protein, encoding MASPAQTATANDCNPPRGWRQYLGVFRYSRRAIELVWQTSRPLTVILAVATLVAGLLPAAAAWVGQLIVDGVVDAINAEAGIPPRLLWLVALEGGIMAGIAGAQRGIQIVQSLLRAQLGQRVNVMILEKAQTLQLADFEDSEFYDKLTRARREASSRPLSLVNRTFGLIQNGISLASFAGLLLGFSPWAVAILVAAGLPQFFSEAKFSGDAFRLFRWRSPDTRQQMYLETVLAREDSAKEVKLFQLGPLLLDRYRDIFRRLYREDRRLTLRRDLWGFGLGLIATLAFYATYAWIVMTTVAGQITLGQMTMYLSVFRQGQSAVSASLTAISGMYEDNLYLSNLYEYLEQPVTVGTGEATKGAVPGDGLRFEAVSFRYPGSEDDALRNVSLHLQPGRSIALVGDNGSGKTTLIKLLAGLYAPTAGRILLDGTDLHDWDSQTLRERIGIIFQDFMRYQLPVGENIGAGDVRHFDDEARWQRAARQGLAEPFIEAIPGGYHAQLGRWFRDGRELSGGQWQKIAVARAFMREGADILVLDEPTAAMDAAAEAEIFEHFRTLTRDRMAILISHRFSTVRMADEIIVIEGGRIIERGSHAALLDADGRYARLFRLQAAGYQ